Below is a genomic region from Marinobacter salarius.
GGAAGCGATCAGTGGCTTGATGACTTGGCCGATGGTCTCACGGAACATGGCTGGATGAGCCAGGATGTGTCGTTGCTGTTGACCCCGTCCCTTTTAGAGGGGCTTCGCAATGAAGTTCGGATACTGGACCGGACCGAGGCATTGCGTAAGGCCGGTGTGGGGCGCGGTCAGGATTTGCTGCAGGACAGATCGGTAAGAAGAGACAAAATTGCGTGGCTGCAGGGGGTGACGCCGGTTCAGGCGGCGTTGTTCGGGTTCTTCGAGTCGGTCAGGCTGGGATTGAACGAGCGACTGTTCCTGGGGCTGAAACGGTTTGAGGCACACTACGCCACCTATCACAACGGTGACTTCTACCGCCGCCATGTGGATAGTTTCCAGGGTAGGGCGTCGCGGGTTGTCAGCCTGGTGCTGTACCTCAATGAGGGTTGGCAGGAAGCCGACGGTGGCGCGTTGCAGATTTTCAATCGTGAAAACGAGAACGAGGTGTGTGGCGTCGTATTACCACTGGCAGGTCGGATGGCGCTGTTCATGAGCGAAGAGATTCCCCATGAGGTGTTACCGGCTCATCGTACCCGTTACAGCGTCGCCTGCTGGTTCCGATGCGATGAAGTGCCGTTGCCATTGTAGTGCCCGAACCCTTTTGCTAATATGCGCGCCGCTTTGAGGGATTTCGCCCCAAAGCCCGTTATGGTGGCTCCATTGGTGCCTCCGCAACGATAAACCGTGAACCCGGTCAGGCCCGGAAGGGAGCAGCCGAAGCGGTGGACTTGTGTGCCGGAGTGTCGCTGGTGGAGTCACCCCCAGATTTCTTGTTCTTACGCCCCGAATATCCACTCTGATTGCTTCTTGTTGTCTTCTTCTAACACCCTCACCGTGCTATGGTTGAACCCATTTTAACGGCAGTTGGCAGAACATGAGCTACCAGGTACTTGCCCGCAAGTGGCGCCCCCGGACATTCGAAGATATGGTCGGCCAGGAGCATGTGCTTCAGGCACTGATCCACGCCCTGGATAACCAGCGGCTGCACCACGCCTATCTGTTTACCGGTACCCGGGGCGTGGGTAAAACCACCATTGGCCGATTGCTGGCCCGGTGCCTGAACTGCGAAACCGGTGTTACCGCCACGCCGTGTGGAACCTGTTCCAGTTGCCAGGAAATCCAGGAAGGGCGGTTTGTTGATTTGATCGAAATCGATGCGGCTTCCCGCACCGGCGTGGACGACATGCGGGAGCTCACCGATAACGTCCAGTACTCGCCAACCCGTGGCCGCTTCAAGGTGTACCTCATTGACGAGGTGCATATGCTGACCAATCAGTCCTTTAACGCCTTCCTCAAAACCCTTGAAGAACCCCCGGAACACGTCAAGTTCCTGCTGGCGACAACGGATCCCCAAAAACTGCCTGTTACCGTGTTATCCCGTTGTCTGCAGTTCAATCTCAAGCGGATGACACCAGAACACATTGCCGGGCACCTGCGCCACGTGCTGACCCAGGAAGGTATTCCTTTCGAGGAACCAGCGCTGTGGCTACTGGCACGTGCTGCGGATGGCAGTATGCGGGACGCCCTGAGCCTGACTGACCAGGCCATAGCCTTCGGTAATCAGACGCTCAGCGGCAGTGATGTCAGCAACATGCTGGGTACGATTGATCAAAGCGATATCGAGAACCTGGTAAACGCACTGGTGGAGGACGACGGCCCCGCGCTGCTGTCCGAGATCAACCGTATTTCCGATTTTGCGCCGGATTACAGTGTGATCCTGGCGGACCTGCTGTCACTGTTCCATCGGGTGACGATGGAGCAGGTGGTGCCGGGCAGTGTCGATAATGCCTTTGGGGACGCCGCGCAGGTGGAGTCCCTGGCGCGCCGGTTGAGCGCGGAAGACGCGCAGCTCTTCTATCAGGCGGCGCTAATGGGCCGTAAGGACCTGGCGGTCACTCCTGATGCCCGCATGGGGTTTGAAATGACTCTGCTGCGAATGCTGGCCTTCCGGCCTGGCACCGACCGCCGTGAACCACCGGTGGTGGCCTCCGGGAGGTCATCGTCAGGGCAGGAGTCCCGGGAAGACCCTGAACCTGGCCCGGCAGCGTCGGAGAAAATTACAGCGGCTGTTGAGCCTGAACAAACGCCTCAACCAGAGCCAGAGCAGCGAGCCGAACCGACGCCCCAGCCCGAGCCTCAACCGGAAACCCAGGAGCCCGCACTGGAATCCCAACCCGCGCCAGAGGAGCCTGATGCTGCCTGGCTGGCAAGTCTGGATGAGGCGGCTGAGTCTGCAGCGGCCGAGGCTGCCAGCGCTGAGGACTATGGTCCCGAATCCGTGGCGCCTGAGTCGGAGTATGCCGAAGCGCCTCAGACCGAAGTGCCCCGGATGGAAACAGCAGAGCCTGCCGAGTCGATTGAGCCCGCCGAACCGGTTGAAGAGCTCGTGGATACTGGCGAATTTGCCTGGGAGCGTGATTTTCGCAGCCTTGGCATTGTCGGCATGCCGGGTAACCTCGCCAGCAATGCGGCTATGACCCGTAACGGTGATGAAATTGTGCTGACCATCGATGAAGGTCACGCACGGTTGTTGAACGCCCGCCACGAAGAAAAGATTCTCGAGGCGTTGAGGAATCGGTTTGGTGCCACCATAACCCTGCGTGTGGAGCAGGGCGATGCGGGTGGCAAAACGCCGGCCGCCTGGGAAGAGCGCCAACGACAGGCGCGCCAGAAGGCGGCGGAAGACTCAATTCGCAATGACCCCGCAGTGCAGTCGATTGTTGAACGATTCGAGGCCCGGGTCGTCGAAAACAGTATCCGGCCGCCGAATCAGGCAAAGTCCGGCTAAGGTCTGCGGTTGGAGCCACATGGTGGCAACTCTTTAAGGCAATTCTGTAGAAGGTGAGCGTGATGAACAATATGGGCGACCTGATGAAAAAGGCCCAGCAGATGCAGGAAGAAATGAAAAAGGCCCAGGAAGAGGCTGCCAAGGCTGAGATGACCGGCGAAGCCGGCGCGGGCCTCGTCAAGGTGACCATGAACGGTCGCCATGATGTGCGGAAAGTGGATATCGATCCGTCCCTGCTGAGCGAAGACAAGGAAATTCTGGAAGACCTGCTGGCAGCTGCTATCAACGACGCTGTGCGCCGTGTTGAGGAAAACCAGAAAGACAAAATGTCCGGCATGATGTCCGGTATGGGTATGCCTCCGGGCTTCAAGATGCCGTTCTGATTGAGGATATCTGATGGCTTTTAGTCCGTTGGTAGACGAACTGGTGGAGTCTCTCCGTTGTCTGCCTGGCGTCGGCCAGAAAACGGCCCAGCGTATGGCCTTCCACCTGCTGGAGCGCGGCCGCTCCGGAGGCTCGCGTCTTTCCGACGCACTGGATCGCGCCATGACCGGTGTGCGCCGCTGCGAAAGCTGCCAGAACTTCGCCGATACGCCTACCTGCAATATCTGCGAAAACTCCGAACGACGGAATGGTACGCTCTGCGTGGTGGAAAGCCCCTCCGACCTCCTCGCCATTGAGCAGGCGGGCGATTATCGCGGCAGCTACTTCGTGCTGATGGGGCACTTGTCACCCATCGACGGTGTGGGCCCCGAGGAAATCGGTGTTGAGCGGCTGCTGCAACGTATTCACGAAGAAGGGGTAACGGAGCTGATCCTTGCGACCAATCCCACCGTGGAAGGTGAGGCGACTGCCCACTACATTGCCGACAGGCTGGATGGCCGCGATATCCTGATTACCCGTCTTGCCCATGGTATCCCGGTGGGGGGCGAGCTGGGTTATGTGGACGGATTTACCCTGACCCATGCCTTCCGTGGCCGAAAACCTCTGACTGATTAAACCTGACCGGGATTATTTTATGGATTCCAACACCCCGGCCGCTTCCGTCCCTGCGGCTCCCGACACGGTTACCTGGATTCGGGAACCGGACGAGCTGGACTGTTGGCTTGCCGAAGGGGAAGGCGAACCGCTGGCACTGGATACCGAGTTTGAACGGGTCAACACCTTCTTCCCGATTCCTGGCCTGGTACAGCTGGGGTTGGGCCCGCGGTTCTGCCTGGTAGACCCGTCCGTTGCAGAGTCTTCTGAGGGCTTTCGCAACGCGCTCACCGATCCGGGCACCCCCAAATTGCTATACGCCATGAGTGAGGACCTGGAATTGTTCCGGCACTGGTTGCAGCTGGAACCGGAGGGCATCCTCGACCTGCAGATCGGCGCCGCACTGGCGGGTGCCGGCTTTTCCGTCGGTTATGCCCGGTTGGTCGAAACCCTGTTCGGTGAGTCCCTGGATAAATCGGCGACGCGCTCGGATTGGGTTTCTCGCCCGCTTTCAGCGGCTCAGGAACGCTACGCTCTGGACGACGTTCGCTTTCTTGTTCCCTTGTATCGCTGGGTGATTACTCGCTTGCAGAAACGGGGCCTTGAAGCGGCATTGGCGGAAGAGTCCACCCGGTTTTCCAGGGAACTGGCAGCCCAGGATAATCCCGACAGCCATTACCTGAAACTGCGAGGCGGCTGGACATTGAGTCGCCAGCAGCAGGGGGTTCTGAAAACCCTGGTGTGTTGGCGGGAACATGAGTCACGCCTCCGGGATAGGCCCCGCAACCGGGTTGTGGCCGATGCACTGCTCATTGCCATCGCCCAGAGACTGCCCCAGTCAGTACGTGAGCTATCGAATATCCAGGGCTTGCCTCCGGCCGTGGTCAGGCGCTACGGGGATGCGATTGTCAACAAGGTGGCGGAGGCATCGACCGCGGACAATTCCGGCATCGATGTTATCGCCGCTCCCCTGAGCCGCCAGGACCAGATGTTCTATAAACAGCTCAAGCGCCTGATGGTGAAAGCGGCGGAGGAGCGTGACGTGCCAGTGGAACTGCTGGCGCCCCGGAAGCGTCTTGAGGCTGTTGTGCAACAACGAAACCTGGCTGCCGGGCTGTTTGATCAGGGCTGGCGCCAAGACATCCTGGCACCGGTACAGGAACAGATTGAGGAACTACTGAAATCATGACTGAAAAGACCTTTGTGTCGGTCTTTCGTAGCAGTAAGAAGCCGGACACCTATATCTACGTTCGACGGGGCCAGGCCTGGGATGACCTGCCGGATAGCCTGCGGGGCATATTCGGCCAGCCAATACATGCCATGGATTTGATCATGACACCGGAGCGGAAGCTTGCCCGAACTTCCGGTCAGCAGGTTCTGGAGGCTATTGCCGACAAGGACTTCTTCCTGCAGATGCCTGAGGAATCCAGCGGCTACGTTGTCGACTTTCGCCGTAAACTGGAGCCCGGTCGGGAATGATCGCAGAGATTCCGTTCTGGCAACGCAAACGTCTCCATGAGATGACCGCCAGGGAATGGGAGTCCCTGTGTGACGGCTGCGGCAAATGTTGTCTGGCCAAGCTGGAAGACGAAGACACCGGCGATGTCTACTACACTGAGCTGGTATGCCGTTACATGGAACAGGACACCTGTCAGTGCAGCGTGTACTCCGAGCGTTTGCAGAAAGTGCCTGCATGCACGGTGCTGACACCGGATACGCTGAGCGACTACCATTGGCTGCCGTATACCTGTGCCTACCGCACACTGGCGGAAGGGCGTGCACTTGCAGACTGGCACCCTTTACGGTCGGGTGACCCCGATACGGTTCACGAAGCGGGTGTATCGGTGCGCAATCGCGTGATCTCGGAAGCCGATGTACCGGAAGACGATTGGGAAGAACACATAATTCACTGGATCCTTTGATGATAGACGCAGAAACAAACCTTGCTTACGGAATATTCTGGGCCCTGTACGCCGTCGCCTTCGTGGTGTTCTTTTACACCATATCCCGTCTGTTTCGGGTAATTCCGGTTTACGCTATCCGCACGCTGTTGCAGGCAGCGTTGATTGTCATACTGCTGACTCCGGTTGAGTCCGGTGAGGTGGCTGGCTGGTGGATGCCGGCCTGGTTGCACGGCGGCTATGAAACCATACTGGGTGACGCCGCCAACGCGGGCCGGGCCTTTGTGAATATGGGCATAGCGTCCATGGTGATGGTGTTGGTGTGGGTTCTTGACCTCGTCAGATACCGGTTGGTTAAACGCTGAGACTTTCCTTGATCACCACCTTGCATGGAGCTGCCCTGATGCGACGTTTAAGCCGCCTGTTTGTCGTCATCCTCATCCTGCCAATCACGGCACTCGCGCAGCAGGCGCCAACCCTGCAGTTGCCTGACAGTGCCGATGTCCGAATTATTGTGGACATCTCCGGCTCCATGAAAACCAACGATCCGAACAACCTGCGTCGCCCGGCTGTGCGTCTGTTGGCGCGTATGCTGCCTGGGCAGGCTAATGCCGGAGTCTGGACCTTTGGTCAGTACGTCAACATGCTGGTGCCCCATGGCAAAGTCACTGATGACTGGCGGGGGCTGGCTGTGGAACGCTCGGACGAGATCAATTCGGTCGCCCTGCGGACCAATCTGGGGGAGGCGATTCAGGTTGCCAGTGATGATTACCTGTTGGGCTCGGAGAGCCTCGACAATACAGACTTCATTCTACTCACCGATGGCAAAGTGGATATATCCGACAACGAGAGCGCCAATGATCGCGAGCGTGAGCGGATTCTGGGGGCATTGCTGGACGACTTGAGCAGCCGTGGTGCCACCCTTCATACCGTCGCGTTGTCTGAGGAGGCAGATCTTGCTCTTCTTGAGAGCCTTGCGGAACGTACGGGAGGCCGCTATGCGCTGGCATCGTCCGCCGATGCACTGACTCTGGCGTTTCTTGAAGCGTTGAACACCGCCGTACCGCAGCAGCAGATTCCCATTGAAGACAACGGCTTCCAGGTGGATGACGGCGTAGAGGAGTTTACCGCGCTGATTTTTCGCGCGGGCGACAAGTCGGCCGCTAACCGGACGCTTGAACTGGTCAGTCCCGGCGGTATCAAGGCAGGGCCGGAGTCTGCCACCGGGGGAATGCGTTGGGTGCGCGAAACGGAGTACGACCTGATCACCGTCACCGATCCTGAGGCGGGCGACTGGACGATCAATGGCGAATTGGGTGAGGGCAGTCGGGTCACTGTCGTCAGCGATCTGCGGATGGTTGTGAGCCCGGTTCCGCCAACGTTCACGGAAAATGAACCAGTATCCCTCCAGGTGGCCTTCTTTGAGGAAGACAGGAAAATCGAAAACCCGGACTTCCTGGGGGTTATCGATGTCAGTGTGTCATTGACCTCGGAGGACGGGCGCAGCGGTAACAAGATGTTGTCTCCGGAGGGGCCGCCGCAGGATGGCGTCTATACGGACGCCATTACACGACTGCCTGATGCCGGCGAATACCAGCTCAGTGTTGTCGCCGACGGCCAGACGTTCTCCCGACGCTTCAGTACCGTTACCCGGTATATTCAGCCCGAGGGCGAGCAAGCCCCAATCGAGGCAGTCGTTTCTGACGGCCCCCCGCAGGAAGCGCCGTTGATAGAGGATGAGTTGTCAGAGGCCTCACCCGCTGCCGAAATTGATCCGCCTGTGTCCAGTTCCGGGCCGATTGATATCAGTCAGGTTGAGAAGCCCGAACCGAAGCCGATTGAGGAACAGCCTGGCGATAAGGAAGAGGCGGAACCGGAAACGCCGGCCTCCGTTGAGGCGGCAAGCGGCATTCCGTTCTGGGTATGGGCCGCTGCCGGCGCCTTGGGTGTAGTGGTTGCCGCCGGGCTGGTATTCCTGTTCGTCAGGCGCAGAAAGGCAGCGCAGGATCAGGGCAACAACGAGGAGCCGCCTCTGGTCGCGGAGGAAGCGCCCGAGGAAGAGGCGGACGCCGCACCCGAACCTGAACAGGCGCCCGAAGACGTACCCGAAGAGATACCTGAGCCAGAGCAGGTGCCGGAACCTGAACCCGAAGAGCTGCCGGAACCTGAAGCAGTGCCGGAACTTCAGCAGGACGAAGCGTTGCCCGAGGACGACATTCCCGTTGCTGATGCGGAGGTGGATGATGGTGAAGACGAATTCGGGCTGGAGGACTTTGATCTTTCCGAATTCGACGATTTGCCAGCCACGGATGAGGAGAGTGAGACCACTGACGATGAGTCTGGAAACGACGAAAAGGATGGCGGAAAGGATCGGTAATTGGCGGTTGATCGAACAGGGCTCTTATCAGAACGGCTCCGGTTCTCTATACTCTGAGTCTGTTTTCAAACAGATGTTTAACCGTTAATAGAACAGGACACTATCAGCATGAAGTTTACCGGTACCGAGAAATATGTTGCTACTGATGACCTGCAGATGGCCGTCAACGCAGCCATAACGCTGCAACGCCCGTTACTGATCAAGGGCGAGCCCGGCACTGGTAAAACTCTCCTGGCCGAAGAAATGGCCGCGTCTCTCGGCCTGCGCCTGATTCCCTGGCACATCAAATCCACCACCAAGGCCCAACAGGGACTGTACGAATACGATGCGGTCTCCCGCCTGCGGGATTCCCAGCTCGGTGACGAGAAAGTCAAGGACATCAGCAACTACATCGTCAAGGGCAAGCTGTGGGAGGCCTTCGAATCCGAGGAGCAGGTGGTACTGCTGATCGATGAGATCGACAAGGCGGATATCGAGTTCCCGAACGATCTTCTGCTGGAACTCGATCGCATGGAATTCTTCGTCTACGAGACACAGCAGTCTGTACGCGCCAAGCATCGGCCCATCATCGTGATCACCAGTAACAACGAAAAGGAACTGCCGGACGCTTTCCTGCGCCGTTGTTTCTTCCACTACATCAGCTTCCCGGACCACGACACCATGAAGAGCATCGTGGATGTGCACTTCCCGGGTCTGCAGCAGCAGGTGGTTCGCGATGCGCTGGAAGTTTTCTTCGACGTTCGCAAGGTACCAGGGCTGAAGAAGAAGCCGTCCACGTCAGAACTGATCGATTGGCTCAAACTGCTGATGGCGGATGAGCTGTCTGCCAAGATGTTGCAGGAGAAGGACACCAGTTCCGCCTTGCCGCCGCTGTACGGCGCGCTGGTGAAAAACGAGCAGGATGTCCACCTGTTGCAGAAGCTGGCCTTCATGGCCCGTCGTCGCAGCTGAAATTCAGCAAGAGCAGCACCCTATGTTGATTGATTTCTTTCTCGAAGTCCGGCGGGCCAAAGTGCCCGCCAGTCTGCGCGAACTCCTCGATCTGCTTGAAGCTCTGCAGAACAGGCTCGCCTTTGCGAATATGGAAGAGTTTTACTACCTGGCCCGTGTCTGCCTGGTCAAGGACGAGCGCCATTTCGATAAATTCGACCGGGCGTTCCAGGCTTATTTCGAGGGCATAGAAAACCTCGATGACCTGATGCAGGCGTTGATCCCGGATGATTGGCTGCGCGCGGAATTTGAAAAGCAGCTGTCGGAAGAGGAAAAGGCCAAAATCGATTCCCTCGGTGGGCTGGAAGAGCTCATCGATACCTTCAAGAAACGCATGGAAGAGCAGAAGGAGCGTCACCAGGGTGGCAACAAGTGGATTGGTACTGGTGGTACCTCACCCTTCGGTGCGAATGGTTACAACCCGGAAGGTTTTCGCATCGGCCAGAATAAGGGGCGTCATGGCCGCGCCGTAAAGGTCTGGGAAAAACGGGAGTTCAAGGACCTCGACGACAGCGTCACTCTCGGCATTCGCAACATCAAGGTGGCCATGCGTCGGCTGCGTAAGTTTGCCCGCCAGGGTGCCGCAGACCAGCTCGACATGGACGATACCATCCGTTCCACCGCCCGGAATGCCGGGTACCTCGACTTGAAGATGGTTCCTGAGCGGCACAATGCGGTCAAGGTTCTGATCTTCTTCGATGTGGGTGGTTCCATGGACCCTCACGTACGGGTTTGCGAGGAGCTGTTTTCGGCTGCCCGGCTCGAATTCAAGCACATGGAGTACTTTTACTTTCATAACTTCATCTATGAAAGCGTGTGGAAAAACAACATCCGCCGGATGAACGAAACAACGAGCACCTGGGACATTCTTCACAAGTACACGCCGGACTACAAAGTGATCTTTGTAGGGGATGCCACCATGGCGCCCTATGAGGTGTCACACCCCGGCGGGTCCATTGAGCACTGGAACGAGGAAGCGGGCGCAACGTGGTTTCAGCGAATTACCGATCACTTCCGTAAGGTGGTGTGGATCAATCCACTGCCAGAGAGTTACTGGGGGATGGGTGGGTCGCTCGGTATGACCCGTCAGCTGGTGAACGACCACATGTATCCCTTGACCATTGAAGGCCTGGAATCGGCCATGAAACAACTGAGCAAATAAAAAAAGCCGATGCGGTTGAGAGCATCGGCTAAGCTCGGCATATCAAACGGGGTGGCCAAAAGGCTGTCCCGCGCTTCTCTCGGAGCAAATCCGGGGCCACTTTAAAATAGTAAATATAAATCAGCTAATTAGAATAAATTCCGTGCATCTCCCTTGAGCGGAATCTTTCCCGGCGTTTCCCTCCTGTCAAAAAATCCGACGGTTTCGGATTTCCAATTGGTGATCTGGATACCGTTCTTGCCTGTTACCAAGTGTTACTCTTTCTGCCAGTTTGTTACAGAACATTGCTGGAGGCAGGAAGCGTATGGTCGCCGGAGCGCAGCAAACAGTACCGGTTGGGGGCCAGGTCAGGGTGGTGTGGCTGGTCATTTTGGTCATGATGGTGGCATCTCAGCTCGTTTTGACGCGTAGCGCTTTTGCCGAGTCGCTGGACCAGGAGATCGACCGCCTGAAAGCCGATGTGGCGGACCTCAGCCAGAGGTTGTACCAACTGGAGGAGAACGTACTCTACCCAGTCGACACGCAAGTGGCAGTTTTCCTGACACTCAGAAATCGGGAGGGATTGGATCTGGACTCGGTGGAACTGTACCTGAACGAAACGCCAGTCGCTTCCCATCTATACACCGAGCAGGAACGTGACTCCCTGAAGCAGGGCGGTGTCCAGCGGCTCTATATCGGTAATCTGCCTCACGGCTCCCATCAAATAAAAGCAGTTCTGACGGCACGCTCAGCGAGTGAGCGCTTTGTTCGCCGGGAAGCGACCCACCAATTCCGGAAGCGGCCCGGCGAATCCCGCATACAGATGATTCTGGATGCCGCAGAGCCAGACTACGAACCAGTGGTTTCGTTTCAGGAATGGAAATAGGGCGGAAGGATGGTCGTGCGCGCTGAGCTTCGGAAAGTTTCCACTCTGTTTGCTCTCAGCCTGGCCACGGCCTTTATCCCGGGGCTGGCATCCGGAGGCAGCGATTTGGCGTCGTTGCGCTCGGGGCTCGCACAATTCGCCCTGGACACACATGACCCGGCTGCAGCATTGCGTTATACCCGGAATGCCACTACTGAAGCCGAGCGCCTGACTCGTGCTAAAGCACTTTTGGTCACAGGGAGCCATCAAGAGGCTGAACGGCTGTTGAAAGAACTGCTCGAAGGACAGTATTACCGGGGCCAGGCGGCGCTGTTGCTGGCGGAAATACCGACGGACCCTGGAGGCAACAAAACCCGGGAATACCTTGAAATCGCTGCGAAGCGGGCCAGTGGCAGTGACCGGCAAAAGGCGCTTTACCGGTTGGCCGAGATTGAGCGGGAGGCGGGGCATACTGATCGGGCCGGGAAAGTGCTGGCGTCCATGGAGCCAGGTTATTGGGCTGCGCTGGGTTACATGAACATTGCGGCTGATTACGGCAGACAGGACCGTAATCCATCGCGAGCGCTGGTGGCGCTTCGAGTGGCACTTGCCATGTCCGAAGAAGACGTTGATAGCCAGCGCAGCCAGGAGCTCAGAAGCCGATTACTGGTTCGCGCCGGCTACCTTGCCTACGACCACGGAGACTACGAAAAGGCCATCGGTTTCCTGGAAAAAATCCCCCTGGAAAGCTACAGCACGTCTCATGGCCTCTACCTTCATGGTCTTGCGCTTTCTGCCAGTGGAAACCAGCGGGCGGCAATGCAGTCCTGGCATCGAGCCAAAAAGTACCCACTGGCTTATCCCGGCGTGGCTAATGCCTGGCTTGGGACGGGTAGGGGATACGACCTTGCCGGTTACCTGGGGCAGGCGGGTGAAGCTTATCTTGCTGCAAACGCTTCCTATGAAAGCGAACGGGTCACACTTCGCAAGCTGGCTGATCAGATTCGTCAGAAGGGGGCGTATCAGGCGTTGGTACTCGATGCCAGGGGCTCTGAGGCTCAATGGTTCCTTGCCGATAACCGCATGCTCACACAGCCCCGTACCGCCTATCTTTTACGTTTCATCGAGCAGCCCGCTGCGCAGGCCGCCGTCAACCGGGTGGCTGAACTGAGGGAGATGAGGCAAACACTGAATCAGCGGGAAGACAGCCTTGCTGTTTTTCGGGAGGCCATCAGTGAGCGTTTGGGGCCCGTGGGGCACGACGTTGGTGGCGCGCCCTTTAACG
It encodes:
- a CDS encoding VWA domain-containing protein, which gives rise to MLIDFFLEVRRAKVPASLRELLDLLEALQNRLAFANMEEFYYLARVCLVKDERHFDKFDRAFQAYFEGIENLDDLMQALIPDDWLRAEFEKQLSEEEKAKIDSLGGLEELIDTFKKRMEEQKERHQGGNKWIGTGGTSPFGANGYNPEGFRIGQNKGRHGRAVKVWEKREFKDLDDSVTLGIRNIKVAMRRLRKFARQGAADQLDMDDTIRSTARNAGYLDLKMVPERHNAVKVLIFFDVGGSMDPHVRVCEELFSAARLEFKHMEYFYFHNFIYESVWKNNIRRMNETTSTWDILHKYTPDYKVIFVGDATMAPYEVSHPGGSIEHWNEEAGATWFQRITDHFRKVVWINPLPESYWGMGGSLGMTRQLVNDHMYPLTIEGLESAMKQLSK
- a CDS encoding AraC family transcriptional regulator, giving the protein MVAGAQQTVPVGGQVRVVWLVILVMMVASQLVLTRSAFAESLDQEIDRLKADVADLSQRLYQLEENVLYPVDTQVAVFLTLRNREGLDLDSVELYLNETPVASHLYTEQERDSLKQGGVQRLYIGNLPHGSHQIKAVLTARSASERFVRREATHQFRKRPGESRIQMILDAAEPDYEPVVSFQEWK